Proteins co-encoded in one Prunus persica cultivar Lovell chromosome G6, Prunus_persica_NCBIv2, whole genome shotgun sequence genomic window:
- the LOC18774391 gene encoding neutral ceramidase, whose product MFSLQHTTLLLRVFLLVLILENVKGSSSSASNYLIGLGSYDITGPAADVNMMGYANAEQTASGIHFRLRARTFIVAEQQGNRVVFVNLDACMASQIVTIKLLERLKVRYGELYTEKNVAISGIHTHAGPGGYLQYVVYIVTSLGFVRQSFDVLVDGIEKSIIQAHENLRPGSVFVNKGELLNAGVNRSPSAYLSNPAEERSKYKFDVDKEMTLIKFEDKEWGAVGSFNWFATHGTSMSRTNSLISGDNKGAAARFMEDWFERHGVVRGFDGLSSNISGTGRVPRRVSSLVPKDNGNGNELMKLAASFQSSQGRIVTRLSSVARRVRNALMKAERPQFVSAFCQSNCGDVSPNVLGAFCIDTGLPCDFNHSTCNGKNELCYGRGPGYPDEFESTRIIGERQFRKAVELFDKATEKLKGKVGFQHAYIDFSSLEVSLPKVGGPNEVVKTCPAAMGFAFAAGTTDGPGAFDFKQGDDKGNAFWRLVRDFLKAPDQEQVNCQHPKPILLDTGEMKEPYDWAPSILPVQILRIGQLVILSVPGEFTTMAGRRLRDAVKRVLTSGGRKEFDNNVHVVIAGLTNTYSQYVTTFEEYKVQRYEGASTLYGPHTLEAYIQEFKKLATALINGQTVEPGPPPPDLLDKQISLLTPVVLDTTSLGVKFGDVKTDVPPNSTFKRSDVVTATFWSACPRNDLLTEGTFALVEILQDRKTWVPAYDDDDFCLKFKWSRPEKLSPQSHATIEWRIPNTAVSGVYRISHFGASKALFGSIRHFTGSSSAFVVA is encoded by the exons TAATATGATGGGTTATGCAAATGCTGAGCAGACTGCATCGGGGATTCACTTCAGGCTCAGAGCTCGTACATTTATTGTAGCAGAACAGCAGGGCAACCGTGTAGTTTTCGTGAACCTTGATGCCTGCATGGCCTCCCAAATTGTAACAATTAAACTTCTTGAGAGATTGAAAGTGAG GTATGGGGAGCTTTATACAGAGAAGAATGTGGCAATTAGTGGGATTCACACTCATGCTGGGCCTGGGGGCTACcttcaatatgttgtatatattgTTACATCTCTTGGATTTGTAAGACAGTCATTTGATGTTCTTGTTGATGGCATTGAGAAAAGCATAATCCAAGCCCATGAAAACCTTCGTCCAGGGTCAGTTTTTGTGAACAAAG GAGAGCTCTTAAATGCTGGTGTGAACCGTAGTCCAAGTGCTTATCTCAGCAATCCTGCAGAAGAGCGGAGCAAATATAAGTTTGATGTTGATAAAGAAATGACTCTCATAAAATTTGAAGATAAGGAGTGGGGCGCTGTCGGTAGCTTTAACTGGTTTGCAACTCATGGAACTTCCATGAGTCGTACAAACTCATTGATAAGTGGGGATAACAAAGGAGCTGCCGCTAGATTCATGGAGGACTGGTTTGAACGGCATGGTGTTGTGAGAGGTTTTGATGGTCTATCTTCCAATATATCAGGTACTGGCAGAGTCCCCAGAAGAGTCTCAAGCCTAGTTCCTAAAGATAATGGAAATG GAAATGAGTTGATGAAACTTGCCGCCTCCTTTCAGTCTTCTCAAGGACGAATCGTGACAAGGCTTTCAAGTGTTGCAAGACGGGTTAGGAATGCCTTAATGAAAGCTGAAAGGCCTCAATTTGTATCTGCATTCTGTCAATCTAATTGTGGTGATGTAAGCCCAAATGTTCTTGGTGCCTTTTGCATAGACACTGGACTTCCATGTGATTTCAATCACAGTACCTGCAATGGTAAAAATGAATTGTGCTATGGCCGAGGACCAGG TTACCCTGATGAATTTGAGAGCACTCGCATAATAGGAGAAAGGCAATTCAGAAAAGCTGTTGAACTGTTTGACAAAGCAACTGAGAAGCTGAAGGGGAAGGTTGGATTCCAACATGCATACATAGATTTTTCAAGCCTTGAGGTCTCACTTCCTAAAGTTGGAGGGCCTAATGAGGTGGTGAAAACTTGCCCAGCTGCCATGGGCTTTGCCTTTGCTGCAGGAACCACTGATGGGCCTGGAGCTTTTGATTTCAAGCAGGGAGATGACAAG GGAAATGCCTTCTGGAGATTGGTAAGGGACTTTCTGAAAGCACCGGACCAAGAGCAGGTCAATTGCCAGCATCCAAAGCCTATTCTACTTGATACTGGGGAAATGAAGGAACCATATGACTGGGCA CCATCAATACTACCAGTTCAAATTTTGCGAATTGGCCAACTTGTCATTCTCTCTGTACCTGGAG aaTTTACAACTATGGCTGGAAGGCGTCTCCGTGATGCTGTTAAGAGGGTCCTTACCTCTGGAGGTAGGAAAGAATTTGACAACAATGTCCATGTAGTCATTGCCGGGCTAACAAATACATATTCACAGTATGTTACCACCTTTGAAGAGTACAAAGTGCAGAGATATGAG GGAGCGTCCACTCTTTATGGACCGCACACACTTGAAGCTTACATTCAAGAGTTCAAGAAACTAGCAACAGCTCTCATCAATGGCCAAACTGTCGAACCAGGCCCACCGCCTCCCGACCTCCTTGACAAGCAAATCAGCCTACTAACACCCGTTGTTCTGGACACAACCTCTCTTGGTGTTAAATTTGGGGATGTTAAAACTGATGTCCCTCCAAATTCCACCTTCAAGAGGAGTGACGTAGTTACGGCCACCTTCTGGTCTGCTTGCCCAAGGAATGACCTCCTGACTGAAGGCACATTTGCACTGGTTGAGATTCTGCAGGACCGGAAGACATGGGTTCCAGCCtacgatgatgatgatttttgCTTGAAGTTTAAGTGGTCAAGGCCTGAAAAACTCAGTCCTCAGAGTCATGCAACTATAGAATGGAGGATCCCAAACACCGCAGTTTCAGGTGTGTACAGGATAAGCCATTTTGGTGCATCAAAGGCGCTGTTTGGGTCGATTCGCCATTTCACAGGTTCCTCTAGTGCTTTTGTAGTGGCATAG
- the LOC18775239 gene encoding probable sugar phosphate/phosphate translocator At3g11320, with the protein MTQQPTTAPIPWTTIGMVVAWYGSNIGVLLLNKYLLTNYGFKYPIFLTLCHMTACTLFSYIAIALMKVVPLQTVKSKVQFAKISGLSVVFCFSVVCGNVSLRYLPVSFNQAIGATTPFFTAVFAFFIIKKREAWLTYTTLIPVVTGVIIASGGEPSFHLFGFIMCITATAARAFKSVLQEILLSSEGERLNSMNLLLYMAPIAVTCLLPATLIMEENVVGITIDLARKDVKLIWYLFFNSSLAYFVNLTNFLVTKHTSALTLQVLGNAKGAVAVVVSILMFKNPVSLMGMVGYALTVLGVILYSEAKKRYS; encoded by the exons ATGACTCAACAACCCACGACTGCGCCGATCCCATGGACGACGATCGGCATGGTCGTCGCATGGTACGGCTCCAACATCGGCGTTCTTCTCCTCAACAAGTACTTGCTTACAAACTACGGCTTCAAGTACCCGATTTTCCTCACCCTCTGCCACATGACAGCCTGTACGCTGTTCAGCTACATCGCCATAGCCCTGATGAAGGTGGTTCCTCTGCAGACCGTGAAGTCCAAGGTACAGTTTGCGAAGATCTCGGGGCTCAGTGTCGTTTTCTGCTTCTCCGTCGTTTGTGGGAACGTGTCGTTGAGGTACCTTCCTGTGTCGTTTAATCAGGCCATTGGCGCCACCACTCCCTTCTTTACCGCCGTTTTTGCGttttttatcatcaagaagagGGAGGCCTGGCTTACTTACACCACCCTCATTCCTGTTGTTACAGGTGTCATCATTGCTAGTGGG GGTGAACcaagcttccatctttttgggtttattaTGTGTATTACAGCTACAGCAGCAAGGGCATTCAAGTCAGTACTTCAGGAAATTTTGCTTTCCTCTGAAGG ggAAAGGCTGAACTCCATGAACTTGCTGCTGTACATGGCGCCAATCGCTGTAACGTGCTTGCTTCCTGCAACCCTGATTATGGAGGAAAATGTGGTTGGGATCACAATAGACCTTGCTAGAAAAGACGTCAAACTTATTTGGTACCTCTTCTTCAATTCTTCTCTGGCATATTTCGTCAACTTGACCAATTTCCTCGTCACCAAACACACCAGCGCTTTGACCCTCCAGGTGCTGGGGAATGCCAAAGGGGCAGTTGCTGTGGTTGTCTCGATTCTGATGTTTAAAAATCCGGTGTCGTTAATGGGGATGGTGGGCTATGCTCTCACTGTTCTTGGAGTTATTTTGTACAGTGAAGCCAAGAAGAGGTATAGTTGA